The Candidatus Koribacter versatilis Ellin345 genome has a segment encoding these proteins:
- a CDS encoding DUF2891 domain-containing protein, with amino-acid sequence MLPSLDARNVERFANLALACIQREYPNKIAHVLNSDADARPPRELTPAFYGCFDWHSSVHGHWLLVRLLRLFPNSSFESAAREALRANLTAENLAKESDYLHGEGRASFERPYGLAWLLQLCAELYEWDDPDSHTFAQHIRPLEEAVVHRISAWLPKLPYPVRSGEHSQTAFALGLILDYARVMMETGFEQLLRASALRLYLVDHHAPLHFEPSGEDFLSPSLAEADLMRRALDAEEFAIWLRRFLPQLPDHGHAQWLQPAVSPDRADGKLAHLDGLNLSRAWMLEGIASALSQSDPRLPAVESAARQHAEAGLAAVTGEHYEGGHWLGSFAVYLVTRRGIRA; translated from the coding sequence ATGCTGCCCTCCCTCGACGCTCGTAATGTCGAACGCTTCGCCAACCTTGCGCTGGCCTGCATCCAACGCGAATACCCCAACAAAATTGCGCACGTTCTAAACAGCGATGCAGATGCCCGTCCGCCACGCGAGCTCACGCCCGCATTTTACGGCTGCTTCGACTGGCACTCCAGCGTCCATGGACACTGGCTCCTTGTTCGTCTTCTTCGCCTCTTTCCGAACTCATCCTTCGAATCGGCAGCTCGCGAAGCATTACGCGCGAACCTCACCGCTGAGAATCTGGCGAAAGAATCCGATTACCTGCATGGCGAAGGCCGCGCGAGTTTCGAACGTCCTTATGGCCTTGCGTGGCTCCTGCAACTGTGCGCCGAACTCTACGAGTGGGACGATCCCGACTCACACACCTTTGCCCAACACATCCGGCCGCTGGAAGAGGCCGTCGTGCACCGAATTAGCGCCTGGCTTCCGAAGCTCCCGTATCCAGTTCGTTCCGGAGAGCATTCGCAAACTGCATTTGCCCTAGGTCTCATCCTCGACTACGCGCGCGTCATGATGGAAACCGGCTTCGAGCAGCTTCTCCGCGCTTCCGCGCTGCGTCTCTATCTCGTGGATCACCACGCCCCGCTGCACTTCGAGCCTTCCGGCGAAGACTTTCTCTCTCCGTCACTTGCTGAAGCCGACCTCATGCGTCGCGCGCTCGACGCGGAAGAGTTCGCCATCTGGCTGCGCAGGTTCTTGCCGCAGCTTCCCGATCATGGCCACGCGCAATGGTTGCAGCCAGCCGTATCCCCTGATCGCGCCGACGGCAAACTCGCGCATCTCGACGGCCTGAACCTGAGCCGCGCATGGATGCTCGAAGGCATTGCCTCCGCGCTTTCGCAGTCGGACCCGCGTCTTCCCGCGGTCGAATCCGCAGCTCGGCAGCACGCGGAAGCCGGTCTCGCCGCCGTCACCGGCGAGCACTACGAAGGCGGACACTGGTTGGGGAGCTTCGCTGTCTATCTCGTCACGCGCCGCGGCATTCGTGCGTGA